In Acidimicrobiia bacterium, the DNA window GAGCAATTCCTGATCTGCCATGCAGGCTCCTTGTGTGTGGTTCAGCCCAGCAGTCCGCTGAGGTTCCTGGAAAGTATCTTCAGGCGCTGTTCATCGTCAAGCCGGGGATGAGATCGAATGAACTCGACCGGATCGGGTTCTCCCATGTCGGCCGGATAGTCGCTGCCAAGCACGATCTGGTCGATGCCGGCCAAATCGATGATCTGGTCAAGCGTGCGATGACCATGCACCAGCGAATCAAAGAACAGACCTTTCAGGTAATCAGAAGGCATCCGGGCAATGCCTTGCGCCTCGGCGCGGGCCATATATCCATGGTCCATACGAGCAATGCCAAGACAGCCGTAACCACCCCCATGAGCAAAGCAGAGCTTGAGGTCAGTCAACCGGTCGAGCACTCCTCCGAAGATGAGACTGGCGAGCGCCACCGTCGTCTCCAGCGGATTCCCGATGAGGTTTTTGAGGTGATAGTTCGGGAGGAACGAATTGGCCCTACCCCGGGCCGGATGAACGAACACCAGAGCGTTGAGATCCTGGGCCGCCTCAAGCACGGGAAAGAGTTCCGGGGCGTCCCAATCGAGTCCGTCGATGTTGGTACCGACCAGGACACCGGCGAAACCGAGATCGCGCACACACCGTTCGAGTTCCGTGACCGAGGCGGCCGGGTCCTGAAGCGGCAGAAAACCCATACCTCTGAATCGGTCCGGGTAGCTGCTGACAATTTGTGCGATGTCGTCATTGGTCTCGGTGGCCAACGACCGGCCGTCGGCCGGATCCGTGTTGTACCAATGCATGCTCGGGCTGAGGGAAAGCATATGCACATCCACCCCGATGGCGTCCATCGATGCCACCCGTTCGGCCGGGGACTGAAGCGGAGTCGGCCACGGAAGCGCGAACGGTTTTCCACCGACCGAACTCGTTACCTTGCCGTTGGCGTCGCGTCCAAACTCGATCCCGTATCGCAAACCACCTCGCTGTGCCGCCTCGGCAAGCCGAGGCGGCACAATATGCGTGTGGACATCGATGACGTCATCGCTCATCTTTGATTTCCTCTCTTTGGCCACGGCCCGGCGTGAACTCCGGGGTTCCGAATTCTTCGACATTGACCTGCTCCTGGTCTGCAAGTCGAGTTTGCGTCGTCCATACTTAGACGTATGTCAATCAACGGAGTGAAATGACTCGAATAGTGGTCGGGGTCGACGGCTCGCCCAACTCGCGACGGGCGCTGCGCCGGGCAGTGGAAGAAGCCGAGTTGCGAGGTGGGTCGGTTGATGCCATCTACGTCTACCCACCAGCTCAGCGGAGCTGGTCCGATGACTTGATCGGGTTGGCGGTAGGGGCGGCTTCGGCCATCGGCAGCGTTACTGACGACGGCCCGGCCCACCATCCACCCAGCAGGGAACAAGAGGCTCATGACCTGGCCGAATCCCAGCTTGAAAAATTCGTCACCGAGGCCCTCGGAGAGACGCCTGCCCAGGAGCCGCATTTGATGGCGATTACTGCCGGCCATCCGGCCGAGGCTCTCATCGAACAGTCGCGAACGGCCGATATGCTCGTGATCGGTACACGAGGTCGCGGCGGCTTTGGTGGAATGCTTCTCGGCTCGGTGGCCCACCAATGTATCCAGGGAAGTCATTGCCCGGTCCTTATCCTGCCACCGGAAACAACCTGACCGCAGCACCTATTTGGACGATCCTGCCGTAAGCCCCGACACCACATATCTCTCAAGCCGGGTGTAGACGAGGATAAACGGCAACACCGTAATGATGGCGAAGGCCGCCTCGGCTGGGAAGTTCGAAATCCCTTCGCTCTGACCCATTTTGAACAACGCGAACGGCAGGGTTCTGGTGGTGGGATTGGTGGTGAGCACGAGCACCAGGGTGAACTCGTTCCAGGCCTCCCGGAACGCCAGCACGGCAATGGTGATTAGGGCCGGAGCAGCCAACGGCATAACAATGTAACGCAGGCGATCCCACAAGTTGGCGCCATCGACATCGGCAGCTTCCTCTATCTCGCGAGGGATCTGTTGGAAGAACCCGACCATGAGCCAGACCGCCAGAGGGACCAGTGTTCCGGTATAGACAATGATCAAGGTAATCCTCTTGTCCAGCATGTTGGTCGCCACAGCCAACCGGTAGATCGGAACCAGGATGCCGATACTCGGGACCAGCCGGGGTAGAAGCGTGAAGAGCAGCAAGAGGTGCCGGCCGCGAAACTTGAACCTGGCGAATGCGTAGGCAGCCGGAAGCCCGATGACGATCGTCAGAAGTGCCGTCCCGAACCCAACCACCACGCTATTCACGAATGCATTCAGGAAGTTCGGATCCGTGAAGACCTCTTTGTAGGCATCGAGGGTGGGCTGTTGAGGAACCAGCCCGAGGTTGGCGAACGTCTCGATCTTGGTCTTGATCGAAACGGACAGTGTCACGAGGAACGGAATGAACGTCCAGACCGCCAGCATGAACAACGGCAGGCCGACCAACAATCGATGCCCGAACTTGGCGAGTTTCGATCGCGGTTTGCCGGCCATGTGGCCGCGGTTACCGATTTTGGTTGCGTCAATCAATTGCTCAGCCATCAGGCATCGATCTCGTAGCGGCGGGCAACCCTCACGTAACCCAACGTGAGCACGGCGTTCAGAATCAGGATGAAGGTGGCGATCGCCAACGCCTCATTGAACTTCAATGCCCGGAAGGCGACGTTGTACATCTCCATCGCCAGGGTCGTCGTCGACCCAATCGGGCCACCGCCCGTTAGCGCGAGCACTACCCCGAGTCCGGTAAGAGTCGAGTAACTGAGCCAAACAGTCGAGATGACGAGCTGTGGGGCGAGCAATG includes these proteins:
- a CDS encoding amidohydrolase; protein product: MSDDVIDVHTHIVPPRLAEAAQRGGLRYGIEFGRDANGKVTSSVGGKPFALPWPTPLQSPAERVASMDAIGVDVHMLSLSPSMHWYNTDPADGRSLATETNDDIAQIVSSYPDRFRGMGFLPLQDPAASVTELERCVRDLGFAGVLVGTNIDGLDWDAPELFPVLEAAQDLNALVFVHPARGRANSFLPNYHLKNLIGNPLETTVALASLIFGGVLDRLTDLKLCFAHGGGYGCLGIARMDHGYMARAEAQGIARMPSDYLKGLFFDSLVHGHRTLDQIIDLAGIDQIVLGSDYPADMGEPDPVEFIRSHPRLDDEQRLKILSRNLSGLLG
- a CDS encoding carbohydrate ABC transporter permease produces the protein MAEQLIDATKIGNRGHMAGKPRSKLAKFGHRLLVGLPLFMLAVWTFIPFLVTLSVSIKTKIETFANLGLVPQQPTLDAYKEVFTDPNFLNAFVNSVVVGFGTALLTIVIGLPAAYAFARFKFRGRHLLLLFTLLPRLVPSIGILVPIYRLAVATNMLDKRITLIIVYTGTLVPLAVWLMVGFFQQIPREIEEAADVDGANLWDRLRYIVMPLAAPALITIAVLAFREAWNEFTLVLVLTTNPTTRTLPFALFKMGQSEGISNFPAEAAFAIITVLPFILVYTRLERYVVSGLTAGSSK
- a CDS encoding universal stress protein, whose product is MTRIVVGVDGSPNSRRALRRAVEEAELRGGSVDAIYVYPPAQRSWSDDLIGLAVGAASAIGSVTDDGPAHHPPSREQEAHDLAESQLEKFVTEALGETPAQEPHLMAITAGHPAEALIEQSRTADMLVIGTRGRGGFGGMLLGSVAHQCIQGSHCPVLILPPETT